In Papaver somniferum cultivar HN1 chromosome 1, ASM357369v1, whole genome shotgun sequence, a genomic segment contains:
- the LOC113315442 gene encoding leucine-rich repeat receptor protein kinase MSP1-like — protein sequence MVPPAHILHSRLLFSLIAACFICSSFCEANVSNDIQILITLKDSLFLRRDLLPSWFNNTEVSPCNWSGIRCVGSKVHEVDLSCAQFPLQLPFPSHLGELRALKRLNVSYCALTGPLPTNIWNLENLESLDLGGNRLVGTLPPSLSNLKMLRELILDENSFTGSLPSTIGELGNLIELSVHGNSLSGNLPPGLGNLQNLVSLDLSMNLFSGSLPPSIGNLTRLLYLDVNHNKFTGVIPQELGKLVQLSKLDLSWNLLEGPIPLEIGRMSVLQSLTLGNNNLLGELPTTVGNLRELQVLDLENCQLIGALPNELSYLRNLTLLNIARNNFEGEIPSSFGELSNLIYLVAANSGLSGRIPGNLGKCKKLKILNLSFNSLSGTLPEGLMGLESLSSLVLDSNHLSGPIPSWISNWTRVNSIMLSRNQFNESLPPLHLPHLTRFDATSNQLSGEIPEEICLADSLTTLTLSENLLSGSIQNTFRRCFSLTDLQLIGNNFSGEIPGYLGGLQLVTLELSHNNFSGGLPDELWKSLTLMEISFSNNFLVGRIPSAIASLTSLQRLQLDNNLFDGPIPHSVGELKNLTNLSLHGNQLSGEIPLELFDCINIVSLDLGANKLTGSISRSISRLKLLDNLVLSQNQLSGSIPNEICSGFQKAPLPDSEFTQHYGMLDLSYNELVGPIPTTIEQCTILSELLLQGNKLNGSIPRDLSGLVNLTVLDLSSNYLTGPAIPHFFAPKNLQGLFLSHNQLNGSIPEDLGSMMPSLAKLNLSRNLLTGALPSTIFNVKSLSYIDISHNFLSGSISFPTPNGGTSLLLLNASNNLFSGTLSESLSNLTTLAVLDLHNNSLTGTFPSSLSKISTLAYLDVSNNDFHYIPCAICNMPDLAYMNFDGNELYEHKKCTISGSCPSKNYSTVQTDPSSPALNKACVWGITLGATFSFLFLLFGLLRWRMLKNESTALTLGKNKSVIVNESATTDEFLLKKPKEPLSINIATFEQSLLRVSASDILTATENFSKTHIIGDGGFGTVYKGLLPEGKTIAVKRLNGGHFQGDREFLAEMETIGKVKHENLVPLQGYCVFGDERFLIYEYMENGSLDMWLRNRADAVESLNWPARFKICLGSARGLAFLHHGFVPHIIHRDIKSSNILLDKKLEARVADFGLARIISACESHVSTVLAGTFGYIPPEYGQIMVATTKGDVYSFGVVMLELLTGRAPTGQTDIEGGNLVGWVRWMMEMGMDDEVLDPCVVSMNGSFRDQMRCVLEIARECTLDEPWKRPTMLEVVKLLKEVKMEDSE from the coding sequence ATGGTCCCACCCGCTCATATTCTGCACTCTAGGCTCCTTTTCAGTCTCATTGCTGCCTGCTTCATCTGTTCATCCTTCTGTGAAgcaaatgtttctaatgatatTCAGATATTAATCACTCTCAAAGATTCTCTCTTCTTAAGAAGAGATCTCCTTCCAAGCTGGTTCAACAACACAGAGGTTTCACCATGTAATTGGTCTGGTATAAGATGCGTGGGTTCCAAAGTTCATGAGGTAGATttatcatgtgctcagtttccaCTACAGCTTCCGTTTCCAAGCCACCTTGGGGAACTCAGAGCACTGAAGCGCCTTAATGTCAGCTACTGCGCCCTCACAGGCCCTCTTCCGACAAATATATGGAATTTGGAGAATTTAGAGTCTCTAGACTTGGGTGGTAACAGATTGGTTGGGACTCTACCTCCGTCTTTGTCCAACCTTAAAATGCTCAGGGAACTAATACTTGATGAGAATAGCTTCACTGGCAGCTTACCTTCCACGATTGGAGAACTTGGAAACCTCATCGAACTGTCAGTACATGGGAATTCATTATCTGGGAATCTTCCTCCGGGGCTCGGGAATCTTCAGAATTTGGTATCACTAGACCTGAGCATGAACCTCTTCTCTGGAAGTCTGCCTCCAAGCATTGGAAATCTTACAAGGCTTCTATACTTGGATGTTAATCATAACAAATTCACTGGAGTGATTCCTCAAGAGCTTGGTAAGCTGGTGCAACTCAGTAAACTCGATCTTTCGTGGAATTTACTGGAAGGACCTATACCTTTGGAAATAGGAAGAATGTCTGTCCTACAATCTCTGACACTGGGGAACAATAATCTTCTTGGAGAACTACCGACAACGGTAGGAAATTTGAGAGAACTGCAGGTGCTTGATCTAGAGAATTGTCAGCTTATAGGGGCACTTCCAAATGAACTTTCCTACCTGAGAAATTTGACATTACTAAATATAGCGCGGAACAATTTTGAAGGAGAAATTCCTTCCAGTTTTGGTGAATTGTCCAATCTAATTTACCTTGTAGCAGCAAATTCAGGGCTGAGTGGAAGAATTCCGGGGAATTTGGGAAAATGCAAGAAGCTCAAGATTCTGAATCTGTCTTTCAACTCTCTGTCCGGGACTTTACCAGAGGGACTCATGGGGCTCGAATCACTCAGTTCACTTGTGCTTGATTCTAACCATTTATCAGGACCGATTCCCAGTTGGATTTCAAATTGGACAAGAGTGAACTCAATAATGCTGAGCAGGAACCAATTTAACGAGTCATTGCCACCATTACATCTACCTCACCTGACCCGATTTGATGCCACTTCAAACCAGCTTTCTGGTGAGATCCCAGAAGAAATATGCCTTGCAGATTCATTAACAACTCTTACTCTGTCAGAAAACCTGCTCAGTGGCAGTATTCAGAATACGTTCAGGAGATGTTTTTCCCTCACAGATTTGCAGTTGATTGGGAACAATTTCTCTGGAGAAATACCAGGTTATCTAGGTGGGCTTCAGCTGGTAACATTGGAATTATCACACAATAATTTTTCTGGCGGACTTCCTGATGAACTTTGGAAATCACTGACTCTTATGGAGATCTCTTTCAGCAACAATTTTCTTGTGGGTCGAATTCCAAGTGCTATAGCAAGTTTAACGTCTCTACAGAGGCTACAACTGGATAACAATCTTTTCGATGGTCCCATCCCTCATTCAGTTGGAGAACTAAAAAACCTGACTAATCTGTCACTCCATGGTAACCAGTTATCCGGAGAGATCCCTCTGGAGCTATTCGATTGCATCAATATTGTATCTCTGGATTTAGGTGCAAACAAGCTGACAGGCTCAATTTCTAGATCCATTTCTCGTCTGAAACTGCTTGacaatctggttctaagtcaaaATCAACTCTCTGGTTCAATCCCCAATGAGATATGCTCTGGGTTTCAGAAGGCGCCTTTGCCAGATTCTGAGTTCACCCAGCATTACGGCATGCTGGATCTGTCTTATAATGAGCTAGTGGGTCCTATTCCAACAACCATAGAGCAGTGCACAATTTTATCTGAGTTGCTGTTGCAAGGAAATAAGCTCAACGGCAGCATTCCTCGTGACTTGTCAGGTCTGGTCAACTTAACTGTCCTTGATTTATCTTCAAATTATCTAACAGGCCCAGCTATACCTCATTTCTTTGCACCGAAAAACCTCCAAGGTCTTTTCCTTTCTCATAACCAATTGAATGGATCAATCCCGGAGGATCTGGGTTCGATGATGCCGAGCTTGGCAAAACTCAATCTCTCTAGAAACCTTCTGACTGGTGCCTTGCCATCAACTATCTTCAATGTTAAGAGCTTGAGCTACATTGATATTAGCCACAATTTTCTCTCTGGGTCTATTTCATTCCCTACTCCAAATGGCGGAACCTCTCTTCTGCTGTTAAATGCCAGTAATAACCTCTTCTCTGGCACCCTATCTGAATCTCTATCTAACCTGACAACCCTTGCTGTTCTTGACCTTCACAACAACAGTCTCACTGGAACTTTTCCTTCGTCACTCTCCAAAATATCTACTTTGGCGTATCTTGATGTTTCCAATAATGATTTCCACTACATACCTTGTGCTATTTGTAACATGCCCGATCTTGCATACATGAATTTTGACGGCAATGAACTTTATGAGCATAAAAAGTGCACAATATCTGGTTCGTGTCCGTCGAAAAATTACTCTACTGTGCAAACCGACCCTTCTTCTCCAGCTCTGAACAAAGCATGTGTATGGGGAATTACACTTGGTGCAACTTTCAGTTTCCTCTTCCTCTTATTCGGTTTGCTCAGGTGGAGAATGCTAAAGAATGAGTCTACGGCTCTTACTCTGGGCAAAAACAAGTCTGTAATTGTAAACGAATCCGCAACGACTGACGAGTTTCTTCTGAAAAAGCCTAAAGAGCCACTGAGCATCAATATTGCTACTTTTGAGCAATCTCTGCTACGGGTAAGCGCTTCAGATATTCTAACAGCAACTGAAAATTTCAGTAAGACTCATATTATAGGTGATGGTGGTTTTGGTACTGTATACAAAGGATTGCTGCCTGAGGGAAAAACTATTGCTGTGAAACGGCTAAATGGTGGGCACTTTCAGGGTGATCGTGAATTTTTAGCTGAGATGGAAACTATCGGAAAGGTTAAACATGAAAACCTGGTTCCACTTCAGGGTTATTGTGTTTTTGGTGATGAAAGATTTTTGATATATGAATACATGGAGAATGGTAGTCTAGATATGTGGTTAAGAAACCGTGCAGACGCAGTCGAATCCCTTAATTGGCCAGCGAGGTTCAAAATCTGTTTGGGTTCAGCTCGAGGGCTTGCTTTTCTTCATCATGGATTTGTTCCTCACATTATTCACAGGGATATCAAGTCAAGCAATATACTGCTGGATAAGAAGTTGGAGGCAAGGGTTGCTGATTTTGGGCTAGCAAGGATAATTAGTGCATGTGAGAGCCACGTCAGTACTGTTCTTGCAGGAACATTTGGATATATACCTCCCGAGTATGGCCAGATTATGGTGGCAACAACAAAGGGTGATGTGTATAGCTTTGGGGTGGTGATGTTAGAACTGCTGACTGGGCGAGCACCAACTGGACAAACAGATATTGAGGGGGGAAATCTCGTTGGATGGGTTAGATGGATGATGGAGATGGGAATGGATGATGAGGTACTTGATCCATGTGTGGTTTCGATGAATGGGTCGTTCAGGGATCAAATGAGATGTGTTCTAGAAATTGCACGAGAATGTACCCTAGACGAACCATGGAAGAGGCCGACAATGCTTGAggttgtgaagttgttgaaagagGTCAAAATGGAGGATTCAGAATAG
- the LOC113315453 gene encoding phosphoribosylaminoimidazole-succinocarboxamide synthase, chloroplastic-like, whose translation MANLIPSLNPATAKPLNKTSLLSSFFTTTIKTNKKKTNCLSTTISSMNLSNQNLFNNRRQDVVEAIENSLSNCLSETNLHQTVPFLKSKIRGKVRDIYDSGDYLVMVTTDRQSAFDRVLASIPFKGQVLNETSLWWFDKTQHITPNAVVSSPDKNVTIAKKCSVFPVEFVVRGFVTGSTDTSLWTVYKNGVRNYCGNALPEGMVKNEKLSANILTPTTKAVDHDVPVTPDEIIKRGLMTPDDYDEVRSKALSLFEFGQRVALEHGLLLVDTKYEFGKGADGTIYLIDEIHTPDSSRYWIANSYEERFHNGLEPENVDKEFLRLWFKDHCNPYEDKVLPDAPKELVSELAWRYIFLYETITKSKFEIPTMEAPIHDRITQSVTMALSSLLEN comes from the exons ATGGCAAATTTAATCCCAAGCTTAAACCCTGCAACAGCAAAACCCCTAAACAAAACTTCATTACTTTCGTCCTTCTTCACCACCACAATCAAGACTAATAAGAAGAAGACGAATTGTCTGTCAACTACGATTTCTTCTATGAATCTTTCAAATCAAAACCTTTTCAATAATAGGAGACAAGATGTTGTCGAAGCTATTGAAAATTCATTGTCTAACTGTCTTTCAGAAACTAATCTACATCAAACTGTTCCTTTTCTTAAATCAAAGATAAGAGGAAAG GTCAGAGATATTTATGATAGTGGGGATTATTTGGTTATGGTTACTACTGATAGGCAGAGTGCTTTCGATAGAGTTCTTGCTTCAATTCCGTTTAAAGGCCAG GTTCTAAATGAGACGAGTTTATGGTGGTTTGATAAAACTCAGCACATAACACCAAATGCAGTTGTTTCCTCTCCTGATAAAAATGTTACCATTGCAAAGAAATGCTCGGTTTTCCCGGTTGAGTTTGTTG TTAGAGGGTTTGTGACTGGGAGTACTGATACATCACTATGGACTGTTTACAAGAACGGCGTCAGAAATTACTGTGGCAATGCTCTTCCAGAAG GAATGGTGAAAAACGAAAAGCTTTCTGCTAATATTCTCACACCAACTACTAAAGCAGTAGATCATGATGTTCCAGTAACTCCTGACGAG ATTATTAAACGTGGTCTAATGACTCCGGATGATTATGATGAAGTGAGATCCAAAGCACTGAGCTTATTTGAATTCGGACAG CGCGTAGCATTAGAACATGGCCTGCTATTAGTTGATACCAAGTATGAGTTTGGGAAGGGAGCTGATGGCACAATTTATCTGATCGATGAG ATACACACCCCTGATTCGAGCAGGTATTGGATTGCCAATTCATATGAAGAACGGTTTCACAATGGTCTTGAACCTGAAAATGTTGATAAG GAGTTTTTGAGGTTGTGGTTCAAAGATCACTGCAATCCATATGAAGACAAG GTTCTCCCTGATGCTCCTAAAGAACTTGTTTCTGAACTTGCTTGGAG ATATATTTTCCTTTATGAAACAATTACAAAGTCAAAATTTGAGATTCCAACGATGGAG GCACCCATTCATGACAGGATAACACAGAGTGTTACGATGGCACTGTCATCCCTATTGGAAAACTAG